Genomic segment of Streptomyces longhuiensis:
GCCGGGTTCGGGGCACAGCTCGCGGTCTACCGGACGCTGCCCATCGCCGCCGCGCAGGCCATCTTCGTCTCCGGCCTCGTCCTCCTGCTGCTCCTGTCCTCGGCGCTCCTCGGGGAACGCACGACGGGCCGGGAGCGGTACGCGATCGGAGCGATCCTCGCCGCGCTCCTCATGGTCGTACTGTCCCTGCGCCAGGGCAGCGACACCGTCAGCAAGGGCGCACCCGCCGCGCTGATCCTCGGGGTGTGCGTACCGACGCTCGCGGCGGGGCTCCTCCTGTACGGCCTCGCCGAGCGCAGGACGCGCCGCCGGCACCGCCTCCCGACGACCGGCGTCGAGTACGGGGTCGCGGTGGGCCTGCTCTACGGCGTGAGCTCGCTGGCCATCAAGGGGGTGGCCGGGTATCTGACCACGGACCGGCCCGGCGCGGCCGCGCTGCACCTGCTGACCTCGCCCTACCCCTATCTCCTGCTGTGCACGGGCGGGTTCGGGCTCGTCATGTCGCAGGCGGCGCTCCAGCGGTGCCGCGCCTCCCTGATCGTGCCGGTGTGCTCGACGGTGACGTGCCTGTTCACGGCCGTGCTCGGCACGCTCGCGTTCGGCGAGTCACTGCCGCGCGAGCCGGTGCCCCTGGCGCTGCGCCTGACCGGCACGGTCCTCGCCGTGTCCGTACTCCTCCTCATGCCGAAGCACGACGACCGGCCGCCCCCACCACCCTCGCCCTCCAAGGAGTTGGCCCACCGTGAAGCCCGATGACCCGCTGCTGAGGATCCTGGCCTGCCCGCTCGACAAGGGCCCGCTGCACCTCCTGCCGCCCGAGGAGGACGCCCTCCTGCCGGGCGAGGCGCTCTACAACCCCCGGCTGCGGCGCCGCTACCCGATCGTCGACGGCATCCCCCAGCTCCTGCCCTCGTCGGGCGAGCAGGTCCCGGAGGACGAGCACGAGCGGCTGCTCGATCGGATGTCGCCCTGACGGCGCGGCCGCCGTGCGCGACCATGGACCGTATGTCAGCGCGACGCGGGCCCGCCCCCACCGGTGAGCCCTTCACGGTCACCGACTTCCAGCTGGTCCTGCTGCGCCGCATGGCGGACCACAACCCGGAACTGGTGGAGGACGCGCGCCGGGAACTCGGCGCGTCGGTGGCGCAGATGCGGGAGGCGAACCGCCGCTACCAGGCCAGGCGCCATGTGAGGGGCCCGCTCACCACGCGGTCCCTGTACCGCTCGCTCCTCGGCGCTCCCGAACAGACCGTCACCCGGCAGATCGGGGACCTGACCTGTGAGGCCCTCCAATGGCGTGTGCCGCTCTGGCCCGGTCTGCTCTTCGAGGCGCTGGCCGGCCCGAACGGCGCGGTGTGGAACGAGTGGCTGGTCCGGGCCCCCGGCGCACCCGCGCCCGCGCTCCGCACCCTCGACGACCTCGTCCCCTGGTCCTGCACCGTGGACGAGGTGTCCGGGGCGTTCCCGCCGGCCCGCCCGCTGGAGGGCTCGGCGCCCACGCGCTGGGGCCTCGCCTTCGCGGCGCCGGACGCGGAGGGGACGCTTCGGGAGGTCAGGGCGGAGTTCACCTACGGGCTGCTCCAGCGCTGGACGCTCACCGGCTGACGCCGGTGGCCACCTCGATGATCGCGTCGGCGACGACCGGCAGGGAGCCGGGGTGGACCGTGCCGAGGAACAGGTTGGGTTCGACGAGCTCCAGCTCCATGACGCACGGCTTCCCGTCGTTACCGTCGACCAGGTCGACGCGCGCGTAGAGCAGTTCGGGGGCGCCCGGCACGGCGGCCAGCGCCCGCTCCGCCACGTCGAGTTCGGCGGTCGTGGGCTCCCAGGGCTCCAGCGCCGGGTGGGGCGTCTTGTGCGCGTCGTAGGCCACACCCTCGGCGAGGACGGCGCCCTTGCGTATGGCGTGCAGGAGGCGTCCGCCGCAGAAGACGACGGCGCGCTCGCCGGTGACGTCGATGTCCGTGACGTAGGGCTGCACCATCGCGGTGAGGCCGTCGCCGTGCATGCGGGCGAGCTGGCGCAGGGCGGTGTCGCGCTCCTCGGGCCGGTAGCGGCCCGCCAGCCGGGCGCCCGCGCCCGTGGTCGGCTTGATCACGTACGCGCGGTCGGCGGGCAGCTCGGGAGTGTCGCCCGGCGCGAAGTAGCGGGTCGGGACGACGGGCACGCCGCGTCCGGCCAGTTCGCCCAGGTACCGCTTGTCGGTGTTCCAGCGCACGACGTCCACCGGGTTGGCGAGCCGGGTGAGCGTCGAGCACCGCTCGGCCCACGCGACGAACTCGGCGGTGCGCCAGCTGTAGTCCCAGGTGGAGCGGATGACGGCGAGGTCGAACGAGGCCCAGTCGACCTCGGGGTCGTCCCAGAACACGGTCGCGGCCTCGGCGCCCCGCTCACTCAGCGCCTTCGCGAGCAGCGGCAGGTCCCCGTCGATCTCGATGCCGGGCCGGCTGGTGACCAGAGCGATCCGGCTCGTGCTGCCGTTGGGGGCGTCTGCCACGGGAACTCCATACGTCGGTGCGGTCGTACGAATAGCGCTCCGCAGGCTAACAACCCCCCTGGCAGGGACCGGCTACTCACCCTCGTCCGGGTCCCAGTCCAGGAGCCGCACCTTCGCCACGGTCCGCACATGGCGGCGCATCGCCGCCGCGGCCTGTGCGGGGCGGCCCGTCTCGATCGCTTCGAGGATCGCCCGGTGCTGGGCGAGGGAGCGGGCGGGGCGGCGCGGCTGGCGCAGGGACTCGGTGCGGGACTCGGTGACCTGGTCGGCGATGGACCGCATGAACTCGGCGAGAAGCGCGCTGTGGGCGGCCGCGGTGACGGCCGCGTGGAAGAGGCGGTCGCCCTCGACGCCGTGGCCGCCCTCCTCGATGTCGGCGGCCATGCGGTCGAGCGCCGTGTGCAGGGCGGCGAGGTCCTCGTCGGTGCGGCGTTCGGCGGCCAGCTCGGCGAGCTTGGTCTCCAGGGCCTCTCGGGCCTCCAGGACGTCGGGCAGCCGGCGCCTGCGCTCCACCATGTGCTCGACGGGCTCCGCGTCGAGGCTGTCGCGCATGAGGTACGTGCCGCCGCCGTGCCGGGCCTCCACCAGACCCTGGACCTCCAGGACGACGATGGCCTGCTTCACGGAGGCGCGGCTCACGCCCAGGCGAGCGGCCAGGTCGCGCTCGGGCGGGAGGCGGTCACCGGCGCGCAGGCCGCCCTCGGCGACGTAGGCGCGCAGCCGGTCGAGGACCTGCTCGTACAGGCGCGGCCTGGCCGTCATCGGCCGCAGTGCGTCGGTCATGGGGCCCTCCTCCCTGGGGTTCCGCAGCGTAACAGCGGACCGAAGGAATGGCCCAGTGGCTGAACCAATCTTCGGGCGCATCCTTGACGTAGGGGCGACGCCACCCGCACATTGGTTCAGCCACTTGGCCACTGCCGTCCCTGTCGACCGCCGCTAGGAGCGCCACCCGTGTCCCTGCTCTTCCCCGCCCTGGCCCACGACCCCGACCGCCCCGCCCTGCGCTTCGGCGACCGCTCCCTCACCTACGGGGAGCTGGCCTCGGCGGCCGGAGCCCTGGCCGCGCGCCTCGACGGCGCGCGCCGGGCCGCCGTGTGGGCGACACCCACCCTGGAGACCGCCGTCGGCGTCGTCGCGGCGCTGCTCGCGGGCGTGCCCGCCGTGCCGCTCAACCCGAAGTCCGGCAGCGGCGAGCTGGCGCACATCGTGGCCGACAGCGCCCCGGACGTCGTGCTCGCCGCGCCGGGGACCGAACTCCCGGACGCGCTCGGCGACTTGACGTTCGTCGGCACGGACGTCGACACGACTGCCGCGTCGGGCCCGGCCCGCGAGTGGCCCGAGCCGGACGCGTCGGCGCCCGCGTTCGTCGTCTACACCTCCGGCACGACGGGCCCGCCCAAGGGCGCCGTCCTTCCGCGCCGCGCGGTCACCTCGACCCTGGACGCGCTCCAGGACGCGTGGGAGTGGACCGGCGACGACGTCCTGGTGCACGGCCTGCCGCTGTTCCACGTGCACGGCCTGATCCTGGGCATCCTCGGCCCGCTGCGCCGCGGCGGATCGGTGCGCCACCTGGGCCGGTTCAGCACGGAGGGCGTGGCGCGCGAGCTGGGCAGTGGGGCGACCATGCTGTTCGGGGTGCCGACGATGTACCACCGCATCGCCGAGGCCCTGCCCGTCGAGCCGGAGCTGGTGAAGGCCCTGTCGGGGGCGCGGCTCCTGGTGTCCGGTTCCGCGGCGCTGCCCGTGCACGACCACGAGCGGATCGCCGCAGCGACGGGCCGCCGCGTCATCGAGCGGTACGGGATGACGGAGACCCTGATGAACACGAGCGTGCGGGCGGACGGCGAGGCGCGTGCGGGCACGGTCGGCGTGCCGCTGCCGGGCGTCTCGGTGCGGCTCGTGGAGGAGGACGGCGTCACGGAGATCCCGGCCGGAGACCCGGAGGCGGTCGGCGAGATCCAGGTCAGGGGCCCGAACCTCTTCACCGAGTACCTGAACCGGCCCGACGCGACGGCCGGCGCGTTCGCCGAGGGCGGCTGGTTCCGCACCGGCGACATGGCGGTCCGCGACCCGGACGGCTATGTCCGCATCGTGGGCCGCAAGGCCACCGACCTCATCAAGAGCGGCGGCTACAAGATCGGCGCGGGCGAGATCGAGAACGCGCTCCTGGAGCACCCCGGGGTGAGCGAGGCCGCCGTCACCGGCGAGCCCGACGACGACCTCGGCGAGCGCATCGTGGCCTGGATCGTCCCGGCCGACGCCGAACATCCCCCGGCAGCGGACGAGTTGGCCTCCCACGTCGCCGACCGCCTCGCCCCGCACAAGCGCCCGCGCGTGGTGCGCTGCCTGGAGTCGCTGCCCCGCAACGACATGGGCAAGATCATGAAGCGGGCGCTCCCCCGTGGCTGACACCGTGCGGCTCTCCGCCCGCGAGGCCCTCGCCGCCGTCACCGACCCCGGCACCTTCACCGAACTGCCCGCCCCCGACGGCACGTACGCGCCCGACGGGCCGCTCTCCTGGGACGGCTACGACGCGGCGCGGGCACGGGCCGCCGCCCGCACCGGCGAGGCCGAGTCCGTGGTGTGCGGGACGGCGTCGGTCGGCGGAACCAGGGCCGTACTGGTCTCCTTCGAGTTCGGCTTCCTCGGCGGCTCGCTCGGCGAGCGCACGGGCGACCGCATAGAGGCCGCGTACACGTTCGCCCGCGCGCACCGGCTCCCCGTCGTGCCCCTGGTCGCGACGGGCGGCAGCCGGATGCAGGAGGGCATGCGGGCGCTGGTCCAACTCCAGCGCGTGGCACGGCAGTCGGCGCTCACGCGGGAAGCCGGCCTGGCGCAGGTGGCGGTCCTGCGCGACCCCACGACGGGCGGCGGCTGGGCGACGCTCGGCGCGGGCGCCGATGTGATCCTGGCGCTCGAGTCGGCGCAGGTGGGCTTCGCGGGCTCGCGGGTGAGGCCCGCGGACGCGGACCCGGCGGCGTACTCGGCACGCGGCCAGCTCTCGGCCGGCGCCGTCGACGCGGTGGTGCGCCGAGACGACCTGACGGAGACCCTCGCCCGCTGGCTGCGGCTGCTCACGCGCCCGTCCGACGACCCCGCCCCGGTCCCCTACGCGCTCGGCCGCGGCGATCTGCCCGCCACGGGCCGCGACGCCGTCCGCCGCGCCCGGTCCACCGAACGGCCGCGCGCGGAGGCCTACTTGGACGCCTACTTCGCGTCCCGGGTCACGGTCGTCGGCGACCGCTGCGGCGGCACCGACGACGGTGTGCTGTGCGGCTTCGGGGAGAGCGCCCGGGACGGCAGAACGGTCGCGTACGCCGCACAGCTCGGTACGGCGACCCGGCCGGCCGGCTACCGCACGGCGGCGCGCCTGGTGCGGCTCGCCGGGCGACTCGGCATGCCCGTGCTGACGCTGGTGGACACGCCGGGCGCGGCCAACGACGCGGAGGCGGAGCGGTCCGGGGCGGGTGCCGCCATCGCGGACCTGTTCACGGCGCTCGCCGCGTCGCCGGTCCCGGTCACCACGCTGGTCGTGGGCGAGGGCGGCTCGGGCGGGGCGCTCGCCCTGGCCGCACCGGAGAACACCTGGGCGACACCGGACAG
This window contains:
- a CDS encoding FadR/GntR family transcriptional regulator; protein product: MTDALRPMTARPRLYEQVLDRLRAYVAEGGLRAGDRLPPERDLAARLGVSRASVKQAIVVLEVQGLVEARHGGGTYLMRDSLDAEPVEHMVERRRRLPDVLEAREALETKLAELAAERRTDEDLAALHTALDRMAADIEEGGHGVEGDRLFHAAVTAAAHSALLAEFMRSIADQVTESRTESLRQPRRPARSLAQHRAILEAIETGRPAQAAAAMRRHVRTVAKVRLLDWDPDEGE
- a CDS encoding acyl-CoA synthetase, encoding MSLLFPALAHDPDRPALRFGDRSLTYGELASAAGALAARLDGARRAAVWATPTLETAVGVVAALLAGVPAVPLNPKSGSGELAHIVADSAPDVVLAAPGTELPDALGDLTFVGTDVDTTAASGPAREWPEPDASAPAFVVYTSGTTGPPKGAVLPRRAVTSTLDALQDAWEWTGDDVLVHGLPLFHVHGLILGILGPLRRGGSVRHLGRFSTEGVARELGSGATMLFGVPTMYHRIAEALPVEPELVKALSGARLLVSGSAALPVHDHERIAAATGRRVIERYGMTETLMNTSVRADGEARAGTVGVPLPGVSVRLVEEDGVTEIPAGDPEAVGEIQVRGPNLFTEYLNRPDATAGAFAEGGWFRTGDMAVRDPDGYVRIVGRKATDLIKSGGYKIGAGEIENALLEHPGVSEAAVTGEPDDDLGERIVAWIVPADAEHPPAADELASHVADRLAPHKRPRVVRCLESLPRNDMGKIMKRALPRG
- a CDS encoding Trm112 family protein codes for the protein MKPDDPLLRILACPLDKGPLHLLPPEEDALLPGEALYNPRLRRRYPIVDGIPQLLPSSGEQVPEDEHERLLDRMSP
- a CDS encoding carboxyl transferase domain-containing protein, giving the protein MADTVRLSAREALAAVTDPGTFTELPAPDGTYAPDGPLSWDGYDAARARAAARTGEAESVVCGTASVGGTRAVLVSFEFGFLGGSLGERTGDRIEAAYTFARAHRLPVVPLVATGGSRMQEGMRALVQLQRVARQSALTREAGLAQVAVLRDPTTGGGWATLGAGADVILALESAQVGFAGSRVRPADADPAAYSARGQLSAGAVDAVVRRDDLTETLARWLRLLTRPSDDPAPVPYALGRGDLPATGRDAVRRARSTERPRAEAYLDAYFASRVTVVGDRCGGTDDGVLCGFGESARDGRTVAYAAQLGTATRPAGYRTAARLVRLAGRLGMPVLTLVDTPGAANDAEAERSGAGAAIADLFTALAASPVPVTTLVVGEGGSGGALALAAPENTWATPDSYFSVIAPELAAAILKRDPDEVDATADQLRLRPQDLVELGVVRGIAGTAP
- a CDS encoding ATP-grasp domain-containing protein — encoded protein: MADAPNGSTSRIALVTSRPGIEIDGDLPLLAKALSERGAEAATVFWDDPEVDWASFDLAVIRSTWDYSWRTAEFVAWAERCSTLTRLANPVDVVRWNTDKRYLGELAGRGVPVVPTRYFAPGDTPELPADRAYVIKPTTGAGARLAGRYRPEERDTALRQLARMHGDGLTAMVQPYVTDIDVTGERAVVFCGGRLLHAIRKGAVLAEGVAYDAHKTPHPALEPWEPTTAELDVAERALAAVPGAPELLYARVDLVDGNDGKPCVMELELVEPNLFLGTVHPGSLPVVADAIIEVATGVSR